ATATCAACTGGTCTTGCATCTACATGAAAGATACTGCTGGTACAATAGATGTATACTACCACTCAAGTCTGCATCAAGCTGAATTACATCACTATTTTGCTTGTAGATGCAATTGGTTTTTGAGGGTGGTGACGCGGATGGACACCATACAAGTGGCAATGTTTTGGCTTCCTAATGGTCGATGCTGAAGATGACCTGGATTAAAATTATTCTagatttattttcttttgcaCCATTGCTCTTAACAGCGTCTGTATGGGGGCCTGTTTTGGCAAAGCTGTACTGATATCCCTAGCCCAAGAATCAGAAGCTGTGCTGAAGTTTTGTGACTATGTAACTCGTCTGTGCTTGTATTGTGGTTCACTTGGGATGATGTGAATGTTATAGCGGATGTCCTTCAGCGTGATGTCTCTGGGAAATGTACTAACATGTTGAGCTCGCGAGATGTGGCATGGTCATTTAAAACTGGGTATCAGCATTGACGTTTTTCACACATGGCTGAGAACAACCAAAACAAGCTGTATGGTCGATCTGGACATATGCCCCTAAGCACCGGTTTTGGATCCTGTTATTATTTACACTTATAAGCCTTTGATCACATGAGCTCACTGCCCCCAACTGTCGTTACAGTAAGATTATGACAAGCAACAGGTACCAGTTTCGAGCAGGATCATACGGTAAGTGCAACAACAGGAGATGGGTGTTGAGACGAAAACACAATAATCTACACAGGCCCTAATAGTAGGAGCTATTTAAAAATTTCCCTCTAAATGTAGGAGTTATTTAAAATTTCCCTTCGGCCTTGATTCTTGGGTCTCTGCAGGCCTCTAGCCATCAGCAGTATTACTAATAGcattatgtttatgtttgtGTTTATATAAAAAGGTCCAAACGTTTAGTTTCCTTTAGGTCCAATTTTTTTTTAGGACCGGTCTTGAATCCATGCCAATGGAGCCATCAGGCAGTTGGTCCTCAATTGGTGGAAGGCTTGGCCGACAATCTAGGTTGGAAATAAAAGGCGTGGAGCTGACTCCTTATTCACATTGGTAGCTTGGAAGCTATAGGAGAGGGAATGAGAGATGTTTCATTGACTAGAGGACATACCACATTTATGCGCTCGCTCGGATCAAGCATGAGGAAGACCAGTGGGTTCAATCTGGTGCTTCCAAGTTCCAATCTAGGTTGTCTGTTACACATGTGATAGACCTAAGATGCTAAGTACACTAGGGAGGGTTGGTCGTCATCCCAACCCCCTAGGGTGGTCCTCAATTGGTGGAAGGCTTGGCCAACGATCTAGGTTGGAAATAAAAGGCATGGAGCTTGACTCCCTGTTCACCATGGTAGCTTGGGAGCTATGGAATGAGAGGAATGAGAGATGTTCCATCGACCAGGGAACACAATCACATTTGTGCGGTCGCTCGGATCAAGCATGAGGCAGACTAGTGGGTTCAATCCAGTGCTTCCAATCTAGGTTGTTTGAAGTACACTAGGGAGGGTTGGTCGTCATCCCAACCCCCCTAGGGTACTCGACGAGCATGTCGTTGTAACTTCAAACCTCTTATGACTTAAATTAAATGAGGGGCATACCTTTTTGTGTATTCGAGAACAAAATAAATTAGTGAAATTTGAATAGAGCTTTCTATTTATTTaagaaaaagaaataatctGGTCTCTGCAAGAGGTTTGCACACAACCCATTCTTATTATAAAACACccgttatattttaaaaagcTCACAAAAAGCGAAACTAAGCAAACGAGCACATACCTAAGCATTAATTCTTTTAAAAGACGACCACCCATATTTGGCGAAGACCTCCATAGCTGAAGTCTCCAATGTGCGGTAGACCCACTTCAAAGGTGATCTGTTGCTCTCCTTTTGCATGATTGTTAGCGAGGGAGGATGGGGGAGCTGAGACCGGATAATAAAACGCAGCCTCCCCCTCATCTATTTTCTATCCCGACTACTCACGCACTAGACAATCAAGCTTCATACCCCCACTTCGATCTATAGATGGTGGATGGTGTGCTTCGAACGCATCGTACATTTCTCTCTTTCTAGATCACCTAAGCCACCAGGGCAAATAAGGTGTCGCCCCCCTTTTCTCTTTTCCCCGTGCCACCTCTGGCGCCATTGCTCCCACCAGGTTAGCAAAGAGGCTTCGCCGACTTTGACTCTGAGTACAGCTAGAATGGTCCACCACATCTGTCGCGAGAACGAGAAAAATTACTCCTAGTAAGAGCTTTCTAGTATAATAAAATTTTTGAGTATTTTAAATCTTAGAGACTCTTTGGGTGACGTTATACGTAGTGGAGAAATTGGCTATTATAGGACTCCAAACAAGTAGTTTCTATATAATATGATTCCTAATGTTGGTTTCTTCAAAATAGGACTCCAAACATTTACACTAAGCTCTAATGacattttgtttcttttttaatCTCTTTTGTCATCtaaaaatacatgtattttttgTATTGACCATATCACCCTTCTGATAATATATTGATTCTCATCTACTCCAATTCGGTCGTTTCATCTACGCTCGCAGTCGCGAGATGCAAGGTGACGCTCATCTTAGGCCAACCATGACCATGGCCAGCTAGCACGGTCCGCCGGCCAGCACGCACAGCAAGCAATGCACGGTCAGCCAGCCGCACGCACAGTCAGCCGGCCAGCACGCATGGCCAGCAAGCCGCACACACGGCCAGCCAGCTAGCCAAGGCCAACCAAGGAGACGGCAAGGCAGCGAACAGCGACAGGCCACGGTGAATTTTTTCCCCAACGGAGTCGACCTCACAATCTAATGTTTGAAGAGTAAAAGGTTATTTTGAGAACAAATATATGTATTTAGATAAGAGAAGAgattaaaaagacataaaataTCATTATAGCTTAGTTCAAAGGTTTGGAGTCCTATTTCGAAGAAACCAATGTTAAAAATCCTATTATAAAGAAACCATTTGTTTAGGGCATCCCTAGTGGTTCGAATAGAACCAAAGTTCGAGTACTCCAGTGTTAGGCATCGTTTTTGGAGGGCCCACGtttgataaaaaaaattctCTCTCCCTTGCATTCTCCTCCTCCCGCGGCCACACGGAAATATCCGTGGCTCATCTTCCCGACGCCGCCTCTCTCGTCGCCCACAATATTATTTTAATGGCCTGAGTTCGGTTTTAAGACATGGTTCGCTTTTCTCTTCTGACATATATGGTTCGGTGTCCACAGTGTGTATGGTTCGCTTTTGGAGTCCACGGTTCACTTTTAGTCCAACACTGAAGGTGCCCTTAGAATACTATTATAGCCAATTTCTCCATGTAGTGAGTGTGAAGTCACGAAGCATTCTAAAAATAAAATACGCTCAAAAGTTCTCCAATTGAAAGGTGACGATATATACAAATCGAAGCATAATCagttgtctttttttttaagatcgTCCTGACCCAAAACACGAATTGACGCGCTCGTTGACGCAAACACGGTGGAGTACAGCTGCTGAGCAGGAGCAGCACACACCAATAATTCCGCCTCTTCACTGGTCCTCTTCCGTTCCCTCTCTTGATGAAACTCTCACGGCGAGAAAGAGATCAATCACCATCCCAAGGCCGCCCATGGCTGAGTCACTGCTTCTCCCCTGGGTGCAAGGCTTGGTCGGCAAGGCGGCCGACGCGCTGGTCCAGAACATCACCAGCATGTGGGGCGTCGATACCTATCGCCGGAAGCTGGAGCGACAGCTGGTGTACGTGCGGTCCTTACTAGCCGACGCCGAGGAGAAAGCCGAGGCGAAGACTGAGGCCGGCCGCGCCGTCAAGGCGtggatgaagaagctcaaggctGCCGGGTACGAGGCCGACGACGTCCTCGACGACTTCCGCTACGAGGCTCTGCGCCGGGAGGCCCAGGCCGGGGAGTCAACGGCACGCAAGGTACTGTATTTCTCGCGGGATCGACTTGTATTCCATCATAAGGCGAGCAGGGATCTCAAGGACATACTCGACAAGATTGACGAGCTGGTGGCGGAGATGAACCCTTTTGGTCTGCTGCAGCGCGCGGAGGCGCCACGAAATCTGTATCGGCAAACATACTCTGCAATGGATGAGTCTATGGAGATCTTTGGCAGAGACGATGACAAGGAGGTGCTGGTTAAGTTGTTGCTGGATCAGAAAGGTCTGCATCGTGTGCAGGTGCTGCCCATCATTGGAATGGGTGGTTTGGGCAAGACCACTCTAGCCAAGATGGTGTTCAACGACAGCAGGGTCCAGAAGCACTTTGACTTGAAGATGTGGCACTGTGTGTCTGAGAACTTTGAAGCTACAGCTGTCGTTAGATCTGTCATTGAGGTGGCTACAAATGAAAGATGTTACCTGGCTAACAACATTGAGCTGCTAAGAAAAAAACTGCAGGAAGTCATCGGGCAGAAAAGGTTCCTGCTGGTTCTTGATGATGTGTGGAATGAAGAGCAAAGCAAGTGGGAAGACGACCTGAAGCCTTTACTGTGTTCGTCTAATGGTGGATCAGGAAGCATGATAGTTGTCACAAGTCGAAGTCAACAGGTGGCCTCTATAATGGGTACCCTTGCACCCCATGAGCTAAAATGCCTGGGTGAAGATGATTCATGGACATTGTTCTCAAATAAAGCATTCAGTAATGGACTACAAGAGCAATCAGAGTTTTCCACAGTTGGCAGACGCATTGTCAACAAGTGCAAGGGACTGCCTCTTGCTCTCAAGGCAATGGGAGGCTTGATGAGCTCAAAACCAAGAGTCCAGCAATGGGAGGACATTGCCAAAAGCAATTTGGGTGGGGCCGAAGATGAAGTGTTGTCCATACTAAAATTGAGCTACAGGAACTTGTCATCTGAAATGAAGCAATGCTTTGCATTTTGTGCAGTTTTCCCTAAGGACTATGTGATTGAGAAGGATATGTTGACCCAACTATGGCTGGCAAATGTTTTTTTTCATGAAGTAGAAGGTGCAACGAAAAAATTGTTGGCACAGAAAGCCGAATTTGTTTTCAACGAATTAGTTTGGAGATCTTTTCTTGAAGATGTGAAAGAGAGACGATTTTTTTATGGTCGAAGGCACAATCCAATTGGATGTAAAATGCATGATTTAGTGCATGACCTAGCAAAAGATGTCACAGATGAATGTGCATTTGCAACAGAGCTGACTCAGAGCAAAGCATCGATAAAAGATGTATATCATATGCAAATTTCAAGAGATGAATCCAAAGAAATTAGTGGACTACTGAAAGGCACATCACCTCTCCGTACTTTATTAACTCAATCAAAGTACAGTGATCTTAAGGAGTTAAAACTGATGTCATTAAGAGCTTTGTGCTGTGAAGATCCTTATATTATCGACAACCAGCTTATAAATGCAGCACATTTACGATATCTTGATCTTTCTTTCTCAGACATTGTTGGATTACCAGATTCATTATGCATGTTATATAATTTACAGTCGTTGAGGCTTAATAATTGTCAAAGGCTACAATTTTTGCCTGAAGGTATGGCAGCTTTGAGGAACCTCGAGCATCTTTATCTTTTCAGATGTGAGAGTTTAAAACGGATGCCACCAAAACTTAGCCTACTGCATAACCTTCGCATACTGACAACATATATTGTGGACACTGAAGATGGTTGTGGAATCGAAGAGCTCAAAGACCTACATCAGCTTGGAAACAGATTGGAGCTGTACAATTTGTGTAAAGTAAAGACTGGGTCAGAGGCCAACATCCATGAGAAACAGAATCTAAGTGAATTGTTGTTGCACTGGGGGCGCAATCTATCTTACGACCGTGCAAGTGAGGAAGCCAGTAATGCGGAACAAGTACTAGAATCACTTGCACCTCCTGGTGAGCTCAAAGTTTTGGAGCTACATCGGTATGGTGGCTCAGCAATCTCACAATGGATGAGAGACCCTAGAATGTTCAGGTGCCTCAAGAAACTCCACATTTCCTGCTGTCAAAGATGTAAGGAGCTACCAATGGTATGGTTGTCATCCTCTCTTGAGGAGTTGTTTTTATCCAGCATGAACAGCATGACCACATTATGTAAGAACGTTGATGAAGAAGGTGCAGGGTACAATAACCATCTGCAAATTTTCCCAAAGTTGAACAAGATGGAGCTACAGGATTTGCCGGAGTTGGAGAGATGGGCAGAAAACAGTGCAGGAGAGCCTAGCAGGTCGGTAGTGTTTCCCCTGCTCAAAGTGTTAAGAGTCGAGGATTGTCCTAAACTCACTAGTCTTCCGGAGTGTCCATTTCTCACACATCTATATTGCCACACTTCCTGGTTGAGAAGTGCTGCCCCTTCCTCGCTGAGAACTGTTGCCACTTCGACTGTGAGCATGCCATTGGGCTTCTGGCCATCTTTAGTGCACCTGGAAGTGGGTGTGCTATCAGACATGGTCATTCCTCTACAGAACCAGCAAGGCCAAAGCCAAAGACCCCTAGACACCCTGCGAAGTTTGAAAGTACACCATGACGAGGGCTTTGTATCCATATTTAACCATTCCAAATTGCAGCTCGGGCTTAAggattgcattctcttcttggAACGGATGGAATTCAACTCATGCTCCAATATTGTCTGCTGGCCTGTGGAGGAACTCCGATGCTTGCCCTGCCTTCGATCTCTGTATTTTTTGCATTGCAGCAAGCTGGAGGGGAAAGGCTCATCGTATGAAGAAATCCTTCCACTGCCCCAGCTTGAAACGTTGCAGATAGCTTCTTGTGACAGCTTGTTGGAGATTCCAATGTTGCCTCCCTCCCTTGAAGAATTGGGGATTGACATGTGTGGAAGTTTGCTGGCGCTTCCTTCAAACCTTGGAAGTCTGGTCAAGCTTAGGGATCTATATTTGTTTCGCTGCTATGGACTGAAAGCACTACCTAATGGAACTGAAGGCCTCACTTCTCTTGAGCAGTTGACGATCAATGAGTGTCCAGGGATAGAGAAATTTCCTCATGGTCTGCTCCAGCGGCTCCCAGCTCTCAAATACCTACACATAGAGGGCTGCCCCGACCTGCAGAGATGTTGCAGAGAAGGTGGTGAGTACTTTGACTCGGTGTCTCCAATTCCGAGGAAGACCATTCTATCAGTAGAATCCGAGCTACAGAAGCCCGCAGGTGTACAGTGCGCCGTCTGCTTTCTGAACCCTTACGTACACAAGAGGTATTTATGCTCCCACATGTACATCACCTCGATTCCGTTATCCTGTTCAATCGTTCTGACATCAATCTGGTGCACAACTTCGTTCTGCTTACGTATGTACAATAGAACTGAACTATGTTTATCCGAATGCATACTCACTGTCTTCTTGTCTGCTATACTTCAGTATGTAAGACTGGGATTTAACTGGCTTTGATGGGAAGCAGCACTCCACCTTACCGACCCCGGACAACATGCCTCTACATTTCAGCAAGACTGATATCCATTTTGGGCTAAAGAACCTGAATATCGACTCCCTAATCAACCAAAACAACATGCAGAGGAAAACTTCTGAGTTCTGATCCAATAATTTCTAGTACTTCTACGCAACTGTGTTGTTTGAATGCCAACCATGCAAATGTGTTCATAAAAGCTCTTATCATATGTAAATTGTTGTTGCGACAAGGTTATGTTCCTTTTGCGTCCTCATTCTCCAGTTTTAAGAGGCAGGGCAATTTTGTTTTCCTTGTGGTGTGCTTATGTCGGTTCTCTTAGCATTTAAATTTGTTAACTCCATGCCTTTTTCTGCAAC
This window of the Sorghum bicolor cultivar BTx623 chromosome 7, Sorghum_bicolor_NCBIv3, whole genome shotgun sequence genome carries:
- the LOC110437135 gene encoding putative disease resistance protein RGA3, which produces MAESLLLPWVQGLVGKAADALVQNITSMWGVDTYRRKLERQLVYVRSLLADAEEKAEAKTEAGRAVKAWMKKLKAAGYEADDVLDDFRYEALRREAQAGESTARKVLYFSRDRLVFHHKASRDLKDILDKIDELVAEMNPFGLLQRAEAPRNLYRQTYSAMDESMEIFGRDDDKEVLVKLLLDQKGLHRVQVLPIIGMGGLGKTTLAKMVFNDSRVQKHFDLKMWHCVSENFEATAVVRSVIEVATNERCYLANNIELLRKKLQEVIGQKRFLLVLDDVWNEEQSKWEDDLKPLLCSSNGGSGSMIVVTSRSQQVASIMGTLAPHELKCLGEDDSWTLFSNKAFSNGLQEQSEFSTVGRRIVNKCKGLPLALKAMGGLMSSKPRVQQWEDIAKSNLGGAEDEVLSILKLSYRNLSSEMKQCFAFCAVFPKDYVIEKDMLTQLWLANVFFHEVEGATKKLLAQKAEFVFNELVWRSFLEDVKERRFFYGRRHNPIGCKMHDLVHDLAKDVTDECAFATELTQSKASIKDVYHMQISRDESKEISGLLKGTSPLRTLLTQSKYSDLKELKLMSLRALCCEDPYIIDNQLINAAHLRYLDLSFSDIVGLPDSLCMLYNLQSLRLNNCQRLQFLPEGMAALRNLEHLYLFRCESLKRMPPKLSLLHNLRILTTYIVDTEDGCGIEELKDLHQLGNRLELYNLCKVKTGSEANIHEKQNLSELLLHWGRNLSYDRASEEASNAEQVLESLAPPGELKVLELHRYGGSAISQWMRDPRMFRCLKKLHISCCQRCKELPMVWLSSSLEELFLSSMNSMTTLCKNVDEEGAGYNNHLQIFPKLNKMELQDLPELERWAENSAGEPSRSVVFPLLKVLRVEDCPKLTSLPECPFLTHLYCHTSWLRSAAPSSLRTVATSTVSMPLGFWPSLVHLEVGVLSDMVIPLQNQQGQSQRPLDTLRSLKVHHDEGFVSIFNHSKLQLGLKDCILFLERMEFNSCSNIVCWPVEELRCLPCLRSLYFLHCSKLEGKGSSYEEILPLPQLETLQIASCDSLLEIPMLPPSLEELGIDMCGSLLALPSNLGSLVKLRDLYLFRCYGLKALPNGTEGLTSLEQLTINECPGIEKFPHGLLQRLPALKYLHIEGCPDLQRCCREGGEYFDSVSPIPRKTILSVESELQKPAGVQCAVCFLNPYVHKSM